Part of the Poecilia reticulata strain Guanapo linkage group LG2, Guppy_female_1.0+MT, whole genome shotgun sequence genome is shown below.
GTAACAACTTTCACTTATTCGGTGTTGCTGCCAGAGGGAAATGTTGGTGCTTAGATACAGTGTTTTCACTGATCGATAAAAGGTCAGATTTATGAGGCTCTGGCCAGATGGTCACCGGTCAGGATCAATCTAGCAGAAAATTGACTGATTCCGGTCACCGTTGATTTATAGGGGCAACTCTAATTCTTCAGATTAGGAATAGATCGCTTTTCCTGAACTTCTTGTCCTGTTCTTCATCCATCTGTTTAATTCTGAAGCCAGTGTTGTGAAAATAATTGCAGGTAAAAAGGCTGTTTGCTGGAATTTTGAaggactttaaaaagaaaaaatgctatTCTTcatccttctctctctctctttctctctctttttggaCGACTGCCTGTTAGTCTCCTAAATCAGCGTTCATCAGTGCAGCCAAAAAAGCCATGCTCAAGTCCAATCCGGTCAAAGTGCGCTTTGCTGAGGAGGTCATTATAAACGGCCAGGTCCCGGTCAGTACCACCCCACGCACACGCACAAATAAACACATGCTTATGCATGACCTATATAGGCAATGCCAGATGGTTTCCGCCTAAGACAGACAGTTTGCTGAATGCAAAATAGATAAGACAATCACAAAATGAATTCCTTTCGCATATCAAACGGACTACATTGccgcagatttaaaaaaaaaaacacacacaccgacGATATTCCTTCTTTGCAGAATCCGGTGAAGGACAACTCTCTCCTATTCATGCCAAATGTCCTGAAGGTCTACCTGGAAAATGGGCAGACGAAGTCGTTTCGATTCGACAGCAGCACTTCCATCAAGGTGTGTGCCTTCGCCGTGTCTTCGGGGCGCGCTCGGCAAAATTAGCGGCAGCTCCTGCATCTTTATTTACCGAGGGAGAATCGCTCAGAGCCCACGCTTGCAGAGATTACAAAGTCCAGTCACCTTTGAGACCCTGGAGGCAAAATATAAAAGCcctgataaaatatgaaaaaaagctctttaagATGCATCCTCTTTTACTGATTTTATccacatttattgtttttttttactgttgtagatgaagacaaaaaagacCTTTGCTCATGTAGTTTAACAAATTTTTATAGAgtggtttgttgttgttttggccTAATGTGTTGCATGAAATATCTTTTAAAGCTTTGCAAAGGTGGaactatttttgtctttgagtCTTTACCGATTTTAGTtagtaaaaaatattcttcaCATTCTTACTGATGGTCTGTTAActggggaaataaaaataaaacaataataaccaAATGTGCTTATTTCGATGTGAGGATAGAGATCCAAAGGACAGGACTAAATGGAAAGAGATGATTGGCTtcgttttgtttgttgtcttttGTTTCGCTGAtccatttgttttgtctccTGTTTTTCCAGGAAGTGATTATGACCCTGCAGGAGAAGCTGTCGATCCGCTGCATTGAGCACTTCTCCCTGGTGCTGGAGGAGAGGACCGAAGGCTCTGGAAGCAAACTGCTTCTCCTTCACGAGCAGGAGACGCTTACTCAGGTCAGAGACGTTTCGTTTTCCCTCGTCGTGCCCTTTTCTGTCCCGCACACACTCGCATAACTGCTCAGTATTCCAACAGTACTTAGACCCGGGTGCCATTTATCAGCTCTGACACAGCAGGGGGTGACAGTTCGCATTACCTCCCTCCCTCATGCTCTTGcacacacaaagcagcacatggCACACGCCAATTCCCGTTGACCGCTGCTTTCTAATGAGGTGGCTTAGATGACAGGAGGACAATTTTAATATTCATGCCACACTGTTCAGAGCTAATATTCTGCTAAAGCAGTATTTAAGGGTCATTATTCTCTGACAAAGCTGATAAACTATTCAAACTGATCATAACTAAGATTCTGATCTAGCTAAAAGCATCGCTCTTAGTATTACATGAGAAAATgctatacttttttttttttttcccaaaaaataatCACCGTTTTCCTTTGTTTACCGATTCTGACAAACCCAGGTGACCCAGAGGCCCGGTTCTAACAGGATGAAGTGTTTCTTTCGAATCAGCTTCATGCCCAGGGACCCAGTGGAGCTGCTCCGCCGGGACGCTGTGGCGTTTGAATACCTCTATGTGCAAGTAAGCTGCTGTGGGAGAGGCAAAGCTcaaatttaaatcagtaaaactGTCTTTAAATGTAACCATATCTAAACTATTTGGTACCAGATAGAAATTGGTGATATGTAACAGAATTAGATGATTTAATGTTGAGTAAGAGTGGAAGTTGTAGTCATTTGAAGGCATCTAAACccaaaatgagacagaaaagttTTCACACATGAGAAACTCTATTGATAACAAAAGTGAGCTTAATTTTGCGGGAGtttataaaccaacacaaactagtTTATTGTTGTAATAACATAATTTTCTAATAATGCCACccccaccatgtttcacagttggCAAAGTGTTTTTCCCTCCCTGTTCCTTTGTCTTCATGGTGCTGTTTGTTCTCCAATGTCCTCCAACAAACTCTTGCACCATTTCGCTTTCAGTGTTGTAACGACGTGGTGTTGGAGCGCTTCGGCCCGGAGCTCAAGTACGACGCCGCGCTGCGACTGGCTGCCCTGCAGATGTACATACTGTCCATGACGGCCAGACAGAGTCAGaaagtttcactaaaatatATCCAGTAagttgaaaatgtgtgtttgacaTTCCCGACAAGATCCGGTAGTTAATAAGGACACCCTGTTGAGAGTTAGAACTTTGAAACGTGttttcagagcaaaaaaaaaaagtctctttcTGTGTTTATGACCAGTAGAGGAAAAAGCTGTTCTCCTTAGAGGGTCAGTCCAAcaaagttgtgtgtttttttctctccctgacAGCCAGTTTGTCAGTAAATTCCTTCTTCGGCTGTCCGCTGCAACTGTTTTAACCCAGTTCCGGGGGAAAGACTTTGTTTTCCAAGCGTGGCTCTATGTTTTATATCAATCTTCTCTCCACAGAAAGGAATGGGGTCTGTCGCTGTTCCTGCCTCCGACTGTGCTGTCCAGcatgaaggagaaaaacatcaagaaGGCTCTGACGCACATTCTCAAAACCAACCAGAACCTTGTGCCTCCGGGGAAAAAAGTAACCAGTTcccttttgtctttctttgccCTTGTTATTAGCTtccaacacacacatacgcacataTGCTTGAAAACACACTACGACTCTGATTTCTGATGCAATACCCCAAAATAGCTTAGCTGCCATACTCATCTTTGTAAAGGTTCTCACCCTTGTCAACCCAAGACCTTCTGCCAAGCTAGACCTTGAATGCTAATTTGGAAAACGAGCAACATGCATTGTCAGAGCCTGTGCATAATGAGGTAttcatattcacacacacatgtcCCGGATAGGAGCGGCTCACTTAGGGTGAACTTTGCAGCTCTTTCTGAGACTCCAGCTGGTCTTGTCTGCAACATTCATGGTGACTTTGGTCAGTACAGCTTATCGACTCGATTAAcctatgtatttttaaatatcatgcCACTATATAGTTCTAGCTATTTACAAGTTATGATATAGCAATGCGGTTCATATCAAAGCTAACAATAAGCCACTAGAATGTCCCTTTCTTCCCTTTATTGTGCCAATTCCTTTCTCTGTTCTTCTAATATTCTTCCCTTCCTTTCTGTCCTTGTCTCAcacctttatttctttcttctttttgcctTTGTGTCCTTACACTCATCATTCAGTGCTGCCTTCCTTACTTCCTACCTCCCTCCATTCcctatatttttcctttttactcaTTCCTTCTCgttttctttcatctttccTTTCTgcctatttttttcttgattacacattttaaaacctgtaCACGGTAGAACGTTCTAATCCAAATTCATTGTGACCTTGAgtattttatattcaaaaataaatgtaaaaggcAGAGACCTCCCGAAAGTTGTCTATTAAAGTTTGGGGGGGGTTATGTGAAAACATATGTAGAATTTGATTTTTCAGACTGAAAGAATAACTCTATAAATGGATGGTTTTACATTGGTTTACATTTCATCTTTAATTTGACTGAATGCACGCACAATCAGTAATCAAAAAGgacaatttttatgtttttttttttaaccctatGCAACGCTTTAAAATAAGGCTAATCTGGATTTGtggttttttaaactttgtacaAATGAGATAAAAAACTATGCTTTGAAAAAACACCTAAACTGATAAGTCCAGTTGTTTGAAGAGATATGCCACATGCTTTgggttgttttatattttgcagtACTTCTAGATAATCACACCTGCTCACTATTCAAGCAAATCAAGGTTCATTATTTTGTTCTCAAGTCTCCAGTATgttattaaaacaacataaaaaatatatgtgtttGGATACATATGGAAAAACGTGTAGGAAGCCCGTTGACGGTGGAGTCCTTTCATACACAAGCGAGCGATAAAGAGCACTGCAGTGGATCAGATTGAACTGATATGATGGTATATAATGGAAACTCGGTGGTCCACATCAAAACGGCTCTATCGTGCTTTACATCCTCTAGAAGCCTCTAATGCGTCTCCTCAGATTGAAGTGATTTCATTTCTGAGTAATTACCTTTGTGTCTCTCTTCTATCTTTACAGCTAACTGCATTGCAGGCCAAGGTGCATTACCTGAGGTACATCAGTGAACTAAAACTGTACGGAGGAAGAGAGTTCAAATCGATACTTTTGGTAAGACGTTCGTCAAAAACCCTGTCTTCGGGGATTTGTTTGTGGGAACCTCTTTGCATTGTCTTCTGTCCTTCTGGCCGCAGCAAGGCGAGAAACAGACGGAGGTGATGCTGTTGGTGGGCCCCCGGTATGGGATCAGTCACGTCATCAACGCTCGGACCAACCTGGTGGCCCTCTTGGCCGACTTCAGCCACGTCAACCGCATCGAGATTCTCACAGAAGACGAGACGAACGTCCGGCTGGAGCTTCACGTCCTGGACGTAAGAGTAAGTGCAATCGTCTCTCCTTCCATTTTCTGTATCGTCTTCCTTTATTGATCGTTTAATACACCTCACCCTCTGCCCGTCTCTCTGTTTTCTCAGCCCATCACTCTGATCATGGAGTCCAGTGATGCCATGAACCTCGCTTGCCTGACGGCAGGCTACTACCGCCTCCTAGTGGACTCCAGGAGATCTATTTTCAACATGGCCCACTGCAATAACATAGCAGAAGATGACGCTGGTGAGTCATCattgttttaattacttttgcAGATTTATCGCAGTCCTATCAAAACTGCACGTGCTAAATATTTGGTAACAATTGTTCTCAGGAAGCACATTAATCTGTTGCATTTTTATCGTGAACTTTATGTTGAATTTTCTTGCTAAATATTTCACATGAAACTATTAAAAACTCTTGCTCTTTACAGTCTCGAGAAATTATATGCAAAGTGAGATTAAAcgatttaaatattaatattcctACTGAGAAGCATAAAACCTTAAACATCCGGAAGTGAAAGCACTGAAAGGGGAagctgttttaaagtttaatcaaaatgaaatatgaaacgCAAAGTAATATTCGCTCGCTCGCTTGCTGCAGGTCAGGATCGTGTCCTGGAGTGGCCGTACAGCACGTCTTTAGGGGAAAATGAAGAGCCGTCACAGGGGAAGGTCTACAACAGAAACTATCCAGACAACGGCCAGAGGGAAAACAGCATTTCTCCCTACTTCCATGAACCTCAAAACCTGGACGGCGACCACGGGACAAGAAGAAGTCCACTGCCCCCTCCCCTTCCTCCACCCACCAGACACAAAACCCAAGACTCACCTCGAAGCGCcaaagtttcatttatttttggaggTAACCCGCCCCTGAACAGACCCAGGAACTATGATGTAGTACCAGAGAGCCCAGAGTCTTCGGAGCCCTTTCAGTTCAACGAGCTCACCCACGTCTACAGCAACATCATAACTGAGGAAGGCGGTGAAGAGCCCGTGCTGAGGGACTTGTTCTATCGAGACACAACAGATGACGCGGAGGATGATGAGGACGCGTCCTGCGAGGAAGACTCCACGGGGGGGACTCCAGTGGGTGACAACAGGGAAGGTGGAGACGACTGTGGCAACCAGGGCGCGCGGTTGCCCACAGCAGCTGGCAAAGCTACTTTTCTCACTCTCTCTGGGTCCACAGATGACATCATCGATCTCACGTCGCTGCCGCCTCCCGAAGGAGACGACGGCGTCAACGACGACGAGGACGACACGCTGCTGCAGACCCTCAACCTCGCAATCGCGGCGCCGCCGCCGGGCTTTCGGGACAGCATAGACGAGGACGTGGCCCCGGAGGGACGGCCTCTAAGCACATGTGATAACGACGACATTCCTGTGTCGCTGATCGATGCTGTACCGACTCACGGAGAGGAAGAAGGAAGCAGCGGAGGGGAGAGTAGGTTAGAGAACGCAGTCATGGATTCTCTACAAGCACTGGAGCATCTATCGGTCTCCGAACAGAGACCTCCTCGTCCACCTCCGAGCAGCAACAACACAGGTGTGTGTTAAAATCACAACAGTGTTTGATCGCTACtatacattatatttttttttaggcaaaACATAATCGGCATGATTAGGTGTTCTGAGTTTGTCATTTGATCTTTTCTGCACAGTGATTATTCTGCGCCTGCACTTAAAATGTGTCTTGCGAATCTTTTATTGCCATTGTTTCAGAATACTTTGATTGGAATGTTGCACTAGTACTGCTTCATGCTAGAGGCTTGTGGTCAAATAAGCGAAGTAGTCTTCAACAAAGTTAAACATGGTTGCTTGgaaattttaatctaaaaagaatttcagttttgcttgcttaatttgtcaagaaaaagagaaaaaaactgtaaaaatttacaacacataaaaaaaaaacagatgcagccaaaaaaatcagtgcaagaaGATGGTGGCCAAACCACTTAAAACGTGAAAAATGTATAGtacaatttttaaatcaatcCGGAAAGAGATGGGAACTGAGGAAATGATGACTCTAAAGGAGTGATGTGTTGATGCTCTTTAGTGCTGGTTAAAAGTAGAGCTGCAGCATTCTGGACTGTGTGTAGTCAATGGAGAGATGATTGTTCCAGACAAACATAGACAAAGTGTAAAAGACTGATAAGTGAGAAAAGCAACAGCAATACGCTAAACAGAGTTAATCCTAATCCTCACAGATTCTGCATTGATAATTAGCATTACATATGAGATTAaacatgtctgcatgtttttttttctccagttgaaACATCGCATTATGTTTGTACAGCGAAACCTATGAATTCTAATTTATTCTGCTTGTGAAATTTGAAACTTGCAAGTGTGTAAGCTTGTATACTTTCCCAATTGGAATAAAGGAAATGAGCAGAATTCATccattaaaacatgaacaacaCACAGATAGGAAAATAGAGTCATGAATTCAGTCCAGGCTGTGCATTGTTGcatgtaaacaaagcaaagcacaTATAGGTaacaaacatgaagaagcaTTAACCGCTACATCTTAAACAGGATAAAATAATCATATATCTCACTTCTTACAAATATTGGTTAAACTTTGTTATagatattaatattaatctttgtattttcttaGGTATTTGCACATCTCACGGATTTAGCCCAGAATCATCCTCAGATTCTGGCAACGAAACTAACTCTTCAGAGATGACTGAGATCTCTGATCTAGCTGCTACTCATAGACTCACCGACAGCCACATGCGTTTACTTGTAGCCACGCGTGAAGGATACCAACCATTGCTTGAGGAGAAAACTGAATTCCCAGTCTCACCTAATTCATGCACAACACAAGAAAAGAAACCTCGTAGTCCAACACGACACCTTCAGCCTCCAGCAGTTCCTCCGAGACGTAGCCCCCAGCTAGACCTGACATCGTCAGGGCCGGACAGATTGGAACTGAAACCCCAGACTACTCTCTCGGTTACTCTTCAACGTCCGAGTTCGACAACGCCAGGAGGCAAACACCAGAAAAAGTCTGTACACTCGAGCGGAAAGTACAACACCTTCAGCACAAGAGAAGTACTTCGAAGTGAGATCAATAACAGGCGCAGCTATCTGGATTTGAACCAGCACGCTTCATTCAGCGAGCAGGAAGAAGCCAAGAGGAGACAGAATTCCTTTGTCGCTTCTCCTTCTTCCGTAGCTCAGGGCATTGGAGTAACGAGCCCAGCTCGCGACCATCGAAATAATCTTCGCCCTTCTTCAACCGTTTCCGATCGCTTCCTAGATGTGGTCACTATGGGCTGTGAAGTGGGTAACGGAGCGGCGGCCGCTGAACAGGATGAGCATCTAGTTGTAGCGTCCTTACTGTCCCCGAGCAAACAATCCAGAACAGGAGGTTCTGAACATGGATCAGACACACCAAGTGACCATCAGCCAATTTCAAGACAACAGAGTGTGGCACGGTTGTGTGAGTACCACCTGGCCAAAAGGATTTCAAATTTGCAAGGAGAAGGCCACAGTTCTTTGCAGGGCTCTCTGTGCTCATCACTTGATGCAGGTGGCAGCACAAACAGCAGTGCCTGTGCCACGCCGACTGACTCTCCTCTTGGCCCCGGCGCTGTTGAGTCCAAACAACATCGCTCACAAAAGCACCCACTTTCAAGTTCTTCTTCCTCCCTGCTTAGGGTGCTAAACTATGAAGACAGCAAAACCGgatttcagaaccagaacacccAAAACAAAGAACTTCATCCGCATGCAGACCCTGCCCTCCTTCGTAAAATGCTGCCCAATATTCACCCCCCTCTTGCTGGGGGGGAAACAAGTCGACCCTCCTCAGCAACTCCATCCAAACATAAGGAAGTGACAGGCACTGGAAGCAAGAAGCACCACAATGACATCTATCCTAAACAACAAGCCTGTTTTAAGGGGCTTAACCCAAAGGAAGGCAGTGAGGCCTACAGACAACTGATAAACTATCTTACAGTGAGCCAGATGCATCAGGGAGGGAAGTTACATAGTGCCGGTATGGGAGGGGCAGTTAAAAAAGACACCAGACGCTTTATCACAAGCAACCCTCAGCTAGTTGAAATGGTTAAGAACAGAGGGAACACCACTGCTCGCTGTCCATGTATGCCTTCGTCTGTGACATCTCCATTTCTCAGCCCTAATTTGGTAGGTCCTCATTCAGCCCCAATGCAGTTGGCAAATAAAAATTCAAGGTCTTACCTTTCAGCAACACTTCCTGCCAAACTCAAAAGAAGCCCTGACATGCAAGTTCAGAGGCTGAATGAAGGTTTAGATTTCAGGAGTCCTACCGCAGAGAGAAGGAGCTCCTTTTCTGGTCTAGAAAGTGACCTTGGCAGAGATGGTATGGATGCAGAGCAATTTCTCTCGTACATTAAAAGACAAGACTGTATGAACCGTGACGGGGCTTTGAATCCAAGCCGAAATCGTGACTTTTTAGGCAACCGCCCTCCACCTCGCTCAAGAAGTCAACCAAGTGGCAGCACAGAGGAAGGGTTCAGATCAGACTCAAGGCTGAAACATGCATCTTTTCAGTCTCCTCGACCTAatgattctttttgtttctcaacTGCTCCTACTTTGAGTGGTCAACGTGCAGACCTCAATGCCCTCTCACTAGGAAGGGGTGACCATCCATCAGCTTTCATCAGACAGTCGTCTAATCGGACTAGAACTACCATTTCATCTCCAACGCATAATCCACaatctccacctcctccaccgcCACCTCtaccaccacctcctcctttATCTCTACCAGTCCCAGCAAACTCCAGTGCTAGCAACTCAGGATGCCCTCAAGATTCCCTTCATCCCATCCAGTTGCGGCAAAACcagaaccacattcagactGTTGCACCGACTTTGTTACAGACAGACCCCTTCAGCAGTAGCATGCAACGAGGGAGAGAGCTCAAACGCAGCTCAAGCAATGTGACAGCAAGTTCTGGAAGTGTGGAGGCTTTATTTGATAAGCCTATTCGTAGCCGGAGCCAGCAACCCTTGTCGGCACCTATGTCTCATCAGAGTGACACCAAAGTCCAACATAGACAAGCAAGAAAACGTCTTTCCAAGAGTTACTCCCAAGGATCTGTGTCTTCACATGCAACTTGTTGGTCCTCAGGCAGTGGGGTGGACAGTAGAAGGGCATCtgttgcatttccattacaaaaagACTCAAAGCATACGAAGGGCTCTCAAAAACTGGACACCAGTCCTTGGAGATGCAACGGCCCCTTCAGCTACTGTTTCTTTAAACGTAAGACCGAGGGAGAAGATGACGAAATTGAGTGGGAGAGGCCTAGAGGAAGCCGTGTTGGGAGCAATATTGACAATAATGGTGCTGTTGCATCAACTATAACTCTCTATGGCTCGGCCGTGGATGAGCAGTTGTATGGAGAGGTCCTCGACAA
Proteins encoded:
- the LOC103475928 gene encoding FERM and PDZ domain-containing protein 4 isoform X2, translating into MEPCDDDDELGMLTAFHHRNKTSGWPPPGLGSWGGLQGPPYSWDSMNNTRDGRDFFTNQGSQSSSLEEVHLDGLPPAPRLVEMRRDPVLGFGFVAGSEKPVVVRSVTPGGPSEGKLLPGDEIIMINDEPVSSAPRERVIDLVRSCKESIMLTVVQPYPSPKSAFISAAKKAMLKSNPVKVRFAEEVIINGQVPNPVKDNSLLFMPNVLKVYLENGQTKSFRFDSSTSIKEVIMTLQEKLSIRCIEHFSLVLEERTEGSGSKLLLLHEQETLTQVTQRPGSNRMKCFFRISFMPRDPVELLRRDAVAFEYLYVQCCNDVVLERFGPELKYDAALRLAALQMYILSMTARQSQKVSLKYIQKEWGLSLFLPPTVLSSMKEKNIKKALTHILKTNQNLVPPGKKLTALQAKVHYLRYISELKLYGGREFKSILLQGEKQTEVMLLVGPRYGISHVINARTNLVALLADFSHVNRIEILTEDETNVRLELHVLDVRPITLIMESSDAMNLACLTAGYYRLLVDSRRSIFNMAHCNNIAEDDAGQDRVLEWPYSTSLGENEEPSQGKVYNRNYPDNGQRENSISPYFHEPQNLDGDHGTRRSPLPPPLPPPTRHKTQDSPRSAKVSFIFGGNPPLNRPRNYDVVPESPESSEPFQFNELTHVYSNIITEEGGEEPVLRDLFYRDTTDDAEDDEDASCEEDSTGGTPVGDNREGGDDCGNQGARLPTAAGKATFLTLSGSTDDIIDLTSLPPPEGDDGVNDDEDDTLLQTLNLAIAAPPPGFRDSIDEDVAPEGRPLSTCDNDDIPVSLIDAVPTHGEEEGSSGGESRLENAVMDSLQALEHLSVSEQRPPRPPPSSNNTGICTSHGFSPESSSDSGNETNSSEMTEISDLAATHRLTDSHMRLLVATREGYQPLLEEKTEFPVSPNSCTTQEKKPRSPTRHLQPPAVPPRRSPQLDLTSSGPDRLELKPQTTLSVTLQRPSSTTPGGKHQKKSVHSSGKYNTFSTREVLRSEINNRRSYLDLNQHASFSEQEEAKRRQNSFVASPSSVAQGIGVTSPARDHRNNLRPSSTVSDRFLDVVTMGCEVGNGAAAAEQDEHLVVASLLSPSKQSRTGGSEHGSDTPSDHQPISRQQSVARLCEYHLAKRISNLQGEGHSSLQGSLCSSLDAGGSTNSSACATPTDSPLGPGAVESKQHRSQKHPLSSSSSSLLRVLNYEDSKTGFQNQNTQNKELHPHADPALLRKMLPNIHPPLAGGETSRPSSATPSKHKEVTGTGSKKHHNDIYPKQQACFKGLNPKEGSEAYRQLINYLTVSQMHQGGKLHSAGMGGAVKKDTRRFITSNPQLVEMVKNRGNTTARCPCMPSSVTSPFLSPNLVGPHSAPMQLANKNSRSYLSATLPAKLKRSPDMQVQRLNEGLDFRSPTAERRSSFSGLESDLGRDGMDAEQFLSYIKRQDCMNRDGALNPSRNRDFLGNRPPPRSRSQPSGSTEEGFRSDSRLKHASFQSPRPNDSFCFSTAPTLSGQRADLNALSLGRGDHPSAFIRQSSNRTRTTISSPTHNPQSPPPPPPPLPPPPPLSLPVPANSSASNSGCPQDSLHPIQLRQNQNHIQTVAPTLLQTDPFSSSMQRGRELKRSSSNVTASSGSVEALFDKPIRSRSQQPLSAPMSHQSDTKVQHRQARKRLSKSYSQGSVSSHATCWSSGSGVDSRRASVAFPLQKDSKHTKGSQKLDTSPWRCNGPFSYCFFKRKTEGEDDEIEWERPRGSRVGSNIDNNGAVASTITLYGSAVDEQLYGEVLDNMSFSDRLARINALKDRMYGFPSGFNDVRRDASELIALVRSSVGRCDRGAQMPIQDVSQYKQLLSVESKELGRACRRMAQAHGSPDEMLLAVTCSFQVLCCLCEACMCLVRGLGASASQQQREVVAKVDEVVMNYICLLKAAEAATVGAPGEHSVKALVRHSSTMSAIANALTRSLKTLLSK